One genomic region from Plasmodium cynomolgi strain B DNA, scaffold: 0104, whole genome shotgun sequence encodes:
- a CDS encoding hypothetical protein (putative) — translation KLFTGKGYCNIKRYVFLVEQLENKNILYEFVEYYDLIKDKLTTSENTERDKYCKYMKEINHFIAKCSKNIDDLNYIISKCPRKRLNYIFTHKYKIFCRSQQGQIIVDLSDAAESCNTENNFIPHYSLKENDFIPNDSNLEKAYNELDEDDTNTYYKPY, via the exons AAATTATTTACTGGAAAAGGATATTGTAATATCAAAAGATATGTGTTTCTTGTAGAACAATTagaaaataagaatattttatatgaatttgttgaatattatgatTTAATAAAGGATAAATTGACTACTTCAGAGAATACTGAAAGAGATAAGTACTGCAAATATATgaag gaaataaatcattttataGCAAAATGTTCTAAAAACATTGATGATTTAAATTACATAATTAGTAAATGCCCTCGGAAACGtctaaattatatatttacccataaatataaaatattttgtcgATCACAGCAAGGACAAATTATAGTAGATTTGAGTGATGCAGCTGAATCATGCAATACTGAAAATAACTTTATCCCACATTACAGTTTAAAAGAaaac GACTTTATTCCAAATGATTCGAATTTAGAGAAAGCATATAATGAATTAGATGAAGATGATACAAATACTTATTACAAACCATactga